The genomic segment AGGCAGTGTTTTCTCTGGAAACTGAGCTTTCCCTAGATAGTAGAGCTGCTTTATATGTGATGAGTGGCACCACTAAATATCTCATGATGGGTCTGTGGAGGGGTGGGAGAAGTGgagacccctccccccagcctgtttttgtttgtttgtttttgtttttggccatgccgcagggcttgcgggatcttagttccctgaccagggattgaacccgcgccctcggcagtgaaagcacggagtcctaaccactggaccaccaggcaatcCGCACCGCCCCCCCGCGCCCGTTTTAGGGAACTGCTCTTTGgccccatctctcttcctctaCCACTGACATCAAgtgcttctcttctcttctaatGATGGGAGAGGGTTAAGCTTTTACTTCTTTGGAAACTCATGCCCTGTTTCTAGAAACCTTTCAGTGAACTGAAGTGCCTTGTGCCGAAAGCTTGTGAACTCTGTCTTGTTAATGTCCAGAGAATTCACCTACCCAAGAAATCCAGTCTCTGCTGGGGCGCGTCACGGCAGCTGTCCCAGAACACTTTGTACCACAGATGGTGGCGGAATTTTGGTCCCTTTGCTTATTCATTCTCCTAACGTTCAGGTGGTGGCTTTGGCAAGAGCCTCTTTGACCAGGCAAGTTCCCAGCGTGGTCACTTGATTGGAGCCACACTGTCTGAAATAATCTTTAGTGATCCCATTTCCCATTCAGTCTTCATTTTGTGAGAGGTAGAAAGTTATATTTTTTCCCAGAGCTCAGCTCTCTCCTAAGGGAGGGAGATCAATCAACGGGAATTGCATCATGTTTACCATCAGTGTTCTCTTCCAATCCCTCCACCTTTAAGCAACCCCCTCTTTTGTTGCACTTGATCAAGTACACGtttcatcttcaaaataaaaatttattcaatCTGTAACAAGAACATTGAATCTGCACATTTGCGCACAAGTTCACATTTAAAAACAGCGGAGcacatcagtaataaaaaaacctATGATACAAGTGGAACATCCCAACCACCAGGAAGATTAAGGAAGGAGATGAGACCACTCTTTATATTCTGCTTCAAACGCCTCAAAAAGGTCCCAGAGATTCCAGGGAGCACCtgctttatttaataaaatgtgagCATAAAAGTTTGGGGTGGCCTGGGGCAAAGGTAACAGTCAGTGGGAGAGTCTTTTGGACTTGTTTTCTACATTTAGAACAAGTCCTACAAaattaaagtagaaagaaagaaaaggcacctTAAGCTATGCCAAGCAAACCAAATtccaataaaacataaaaaccaaacaGTTCCCTGTGGATTTACTGATTGGGAAACATTTCAGGGCCAGTTACCCAGCTTCCAGACTGGGTCATCAACTTGAGTTAAGCCCTGGGTATTAGCTCTCCATGTGTGCACAGGATGCTGCCACCAGTGTTGCTGTGAGGACACAGATGGCAGCACTAGTCGTATACCCCTTGGGACATCTTCAAGCTGATGAGGGATGATTCCAGTTTAGAAATCCTGTCCCAGATCTCTGGGGCACTGAGAAAGTGAGGCTGGTTCTCTTTTCATAGCAGGAGCCAGGCGCAGGCACCCTCCACTTCCAGGCCAGAAAAGTACAGAAGCACCTTGCAATAGCTCTCCATGGCATCAAGGGACCCCAAGCCCTGGAGAAGGGTTAGGAGTGTGCAGCTTCCTGCTTTGGTAGCAGGAGGCTTTTTCCTGATATAGCCGTCGGATGAGTCACGGCAGCAAATACACTTATGCCTAATACATGCCTTAATCTTTTAGTTTGGAAGGGAAAACAAATCCAAGATGTTTTTAAGTTGGATTGGTGCTGAAATAGCTAAAATTTCATCTCATCTACcatcaaaaagcaaaacaaaattagaCAAAAACGACACTAGCCATTCACCATTACAACCATCACTATAAGACACACCATCACTGAGGAAATGATGAATATTTCCATACAGAGTGTTGGATGGGAGTGCAAGACACAGATGGAAGTCAGCTCCAGGTTTTCCCCACTTACCCATAAGGCTGACCTTGCTCAGTGTGAGGGCTCACAGGATGGCCAGGGCTAGGTGCCTGGAGGAGGAATCTGAGCGGCCATCAAGATGATGCACGTTTTAATATTCACAATGTAAACAAAATATCCACAAACAGTTCAAAAAAGCCGAAGAatggctttatttaaaaaatttaaaatgcccTTGAAAGAGACCCTTTTTGCATaatgctttcttaaaaaaaaaaatagagagagagagaaacagttcCCACAAAAACATCTTTACCAAACATGGCTAGATCACTTCAGAACTGAAATCCTCAGATGGAACAAATGAAGATTTCTGTGAGCTGCTATGTCTCAGAAGCTTCAAGTCTATCCAAGAGCCATCTGTCTGGGGCCCTTTAGCAGGAGGGGACCTCAGAGCCTGGGCTGTCATCCTCAGGCTGTCCTTGGGGCTCTTGGTAGTTCCcaaaatgagaaagaggaaatacCAGTTGGGATAAAGGTACAGAACCAGGAAAATGCTAGATAAAGAGCCTGAAATGTTAGGAATGATCCTAAACATTCGGAATCTGAAAGGCAACCAAAATGAGGAGAGATGAGTATTACTACACTACTGTACTGTGTATCTGCTATAGTACAAACTACTCCTAAGTGTTTCTAAAATCAAAAAAGGGGTTTCTCTCCTTCCTACTGACCAGGTAACCATCCAGATTACAGCTCAAAATCTGTGTGCTCCTGGGGCTTTTATCCCATGCACCACAGTGTTActttttacacacacatacacacacacacacacacacacacacacacacacacacacaatccctcCAGAATAATTCTGAGTCAGACTATGAtggttttcaaaataaagagagGCACTGAGCGAGAGGTCCAAACTTTTCCTACTCATCTCTGTCAATCTACCAGACCTGCTGTTTCGGGTCTGGCTTTTCCATGAACAGAAAAGGGAAACAGGCCACCTGAGATTATCCGTTTGAAGAGAATAAAGTTTAGAAAGTTCTTGATAGGCCGTCATGTACTTCCCCTGGACAGTGCTCAGCTACATAAATAGCACAAGAACACTCGGTTTTGGGAGTCTGAGGGCTGGCAAAACCCTATGGCATGGCTGAATTACAGACCTTGTGTAGAGAATGTTTATTTAGGCAggtaaattaaatgataaaaagtataattattaaaaaaaaaggcagagcaaGACCTCctctactctttaaaaaaaaaaaaaaaggttttgtttttcttcacagcatttgAGGTTCCCCCACTCCCAATCTTTGTTGTTCTTTAATGCAGTGAGAGTGAGCATTAAACACAGTGGCcgggaaaagaagagagaacagtGCAACACTGTCGACCCTGTGTGTACTTCTTAATGTGAGGGATGTCACCATCTCAAGGGATTAACTGAGTGGACGCTACTCTCTTAACCTCCATGCAAagcctcctcttcccacccctgCCACAGTTTCCTCTCCTTTCGCCAACATATTGGTGATGGAACTGCCTCAACAAGAAAGGGCAGTTTAGATGGATGAGCCCTGGAAATTCATAACCCTGTCCTGCAAGCCTCCTCACACTGGAACATGCCACCTAGTAAAACATTTTACAACACATTAAATATCCTGGAGCCACAAAGCTGTGTGGATGACACATTTGAACATTTAAGGAAACTATTTAGGGACAGCACAGGTACATATCATTACTACACCATAAAAACACTTAAGAGCAGGAGGTTTCTGTCCAATCTGCCTCCTGGCAGTGATGTCAGACCCAACTACAGCCTCCACCCGGCAACTGGATTCACAGCTCCTCTTGAACACGTACGAGTGGCCTCAGTccaccttttctctctcctttgggTCACCATACCACCTGTCCTCATCGAACTCTGGCCTCTGACATCACTTTGACAGTCTGTGCATCTTTTTCCTCTAAGTGCTGTGATGAGCCCCAAACCTAAATCTTAGGTCTGTGCTCGGTCAACCTCTCAGCAATGGGGACAACCACCAAAGCAAACAGGAAGCAAATTTGCAAACCTCTTCAGTTTTGATGAGCTGCAGTGGTGTTCCATCCCAAGCTAAATATGTTTTCTGTAAGAAGCTGAAATAGGCTTGTTTACGGCAGGTGCTCCTGTGTTAAGGACCTCCACAATAGCAGCAAAGCAACAGCATCCTAAACGCGGTCATTTAAGGGTGCCTGCCCTTGGCCGAGGCCTCCCTGCAGCCCTTCAGCCTAATCCATTAGGAGCTTCCACCCTGGGCAGCGGTAACACTCACATATACTCCCTGGCTCTGGTTCAGCTAGTGGTGAACAACGTTCTGGGATTTCAGTCTCAAAGAGAAATTAGCCTTCAGTCAAACTGTGATCTAATGGGAGCCTTTAGGGGTTTCTCTGAGGAGGAAGTTACTAACGCATAATTTGGCAGGAGCTGGTGATTAGAagtctccattttaaaaaaaaacaccatcaaTATATACTCTGCAGATTCCTACCAACACCCATCAGtcttatttctgtggtgtccgtatGTTTTCCAGTTGCAGCTTTACTATTTCTTAAAATGGATAAGTCAAAAAGACCCTACAACATACAACATTAACAACAAAACAATGTAAGAAAGTGACAACATTATGTACATAAGTACTGTGTATAAACTAGAGAAATGACAAAtcttccaggaaaaagaaaaaaaaaacttatgtcaAGTGTTAACAGtgataatattaaaaagaaaactttgcatTCAATGGAGGTTATACATATGTAATGTAACAATTCAAATacctacaaaattaaaaaaataggcagCACTGGGAGAAACAGCATGAGGGaggaaaataaattggaaaaaatatggCCATTAAACTTAGAAGGCCCACAGAATTATTCAAGTAACGAAAGGGTTAAAACCCTACATATGTATTCACTTTACAAGAACACACTGACTTTTAATTGCTGTTTTTCAAACTTGTCCCTATTGTGTTTTAGTTGGGAGAATGCTGCAGGGCACATTtccaggggatggggggtggggtggggtaggatgACCACCTGTGTGGAGCCCGTCCACCTGGAAGATACTAGGCAGTGGTGGCCTCTCCACCCCCAATTtcacctccttctcttcttctgcttTCCTCTAGAGAGGACCTCTCAGAAATCCTTTGgagttcattttaaatttaataaaattctttGCTTGGGGTAAAAAAGTATTTGCTTGATAAGTTTACAAAGCCAGCCAATTATCATGCCTTTTTGTAATGATACACTCTGGAGACCAGGAGAAATGAATTCTGGAAGACCCTCTTTGAGAGCAAAGCAGAACCTGCCCATTTCGGCAACTCCAAGGGGCTGGGGACCAAGTCTGAGAGCATGCTGACGTTGGGCTGCCCCCTTCAGTGAATCCAATGCATCAGGCCTGGAGACCTAACCATCATCACACAGGCCTGGGGCAGCATTTCCAATTCCCAGCTTCAACCCCACCTTCCCCATCTGCTTCCTTCCTCAATCAAGCAAGCATGCCTTCCCTCAGGGGGCAAAATGAGGAGCAGGTGGCAGTAGACTGAAAAACAGCAATTTGCCTTTGATAAAGGTGTTCTTTGAAAATGAGTATTCTTTGAGGtttgcattttccaaaaataaaaaatgataaaatggtcTTGCCGTCCAAatcaaactctctctctctctcacacacacagaggaaaaaaaccaaaccctgCATGCGCCAGGAACAGTAAAATGACCAAAGTATTATAAAATTAACCAATAAAGTGCATGTTCCTTACATATTACACCTGCCCCTTTTACAAACATTTCTTTCAGAAAGTCACATATAGAGGCTCAGAATCACATGGTATTATAGAAGGGGTTGGTTGTCCGTTttttatcatttgcttttttCAGTCTCCTTAGGGGGTGAGTTCTGCCGTGCTGCTGACGGGGCACTACAGCCAGCCCTGGAGCTGGGCCTGCACCCTGCAGTCCCTGGGTCTGTACCAAAGGAAGGCCTCCTTCAGAACTAGTCAATTCAGGTCCTGCCCTGGGGAGCAAACACTGCTGACTGGAACCAAATTCTTTGGCATACTGTACAAGAGGCCTCTCCACCGGCTTGCTCTGTGCGATACACTCTGTTGTTTTGAGTTGCTCTATGAACCACTTGGTGGGCTCTAGGTTCTGGGGAGCATCTGGGTTTTCTGGGGGCTCCTGGGCCTCCATTCCCGAGCCCATTCTGAGGAAGGGCTGAAGCAGTTTGAGATGAGGGGACTCAGAGCAGATAGGCCCCCTCTCCGGTAAACAGTCTTTACAGAGGTCCAGGTAACCTAACTTGGCGAGGGAAGCTGAACGCCTCATTTGCGATGGTTTGGGGAGCCCTACCTGGGAAATCTCTCGGGACTCGATTTCTTTAGCGCGTTCCTTCCCACTGGGGCTGTGACTGAGACCCTTTATACCGTCACTACTAGGGCTGTGTGGGAGCTGACAGGCTACAGGTGATGGGTCCAGTTTTTCTTGCTGCTCCCCAACACTGTCACCGAGTCTGCTAATTAAACACAGGTCTTCGCTACTTACCTGGGAGCCCTGATATGGCACTCCACTGCCCCTGGAGAGGGGGCCCTCCTGACTTTCCTCCCAGCTGCCCTTCTCCGCAGAGGGCTCATTGTCTGTGGTGCTGCTTtgctctgtgaagccttccaGGTGAACCACCGTCTGGGGATGCAGGTGAGCCAAGCTGGCACCAAGTACGTGGGCTGAGTGACTGACATGAGGCGCTGCCGTCTCCAGGGCAGCTGCTGGGCTGTTGCCCCCGTCTCCAGGGCTGCtcagggtgggggctgggtgggtgggccTGCCGTGCTCAGGCTCGGGAGAGGAAGAGTGAGGCAGAGGTAGCGCTCTGGGGTGCAGAGAAGCCTGGTCGGGGCTCAGTGTCCGGTTCAGATTTTCATCCAGTGCACAGAGGACAGTAACGGACTCCTCCACTTTCACTTTCCTCAGTCCCTGCTCCCCACTCTTTTCGCTGGTGGCTGTTTCCCCCTCTGGCCCGTGATCAGGTGTCGTGACTGTGTGGGTGTATTCAACGATTTCTATCTTCttgggaagaggcagagggacTGCTGGTGTCTCAGGTCCCTGGCATGAGACCGAAGTCCTCTGCTCCTTCAGGACTCCTTCCTGCTGTGTTCTGGGACCTGACCCTGGGCACTTCTGAGGAGCTGGCAACGGGTGAGACTCCGGCAGCTCGGGTGCTGGAACGATGGCATGCTGCTCAGAATGGGGTAGGGAGCCAGCCTCAGACCCACTGCATTTCCCTTTGCCCTTGCTCGTCTCTGGTTCCCTGGGGACAAATGCATGTTCTAGGGTGGCTTCATCACTCCTCCCTTTTGATGCCACATCTGCCACAGAAGAAGAATCATTCTTGGAATTCTTACGAGTGGACAACGAGGCACAAGCAGGGGCAGCACCGTACTGCTCCTGCTCCTGCCGCAAGCGCTCCTCAAACTCCAAGGTGGCTCGCCTCACGGACCCGGGGCACCACTTGGCACCCGGGGGCATCCCTGGGCCCCAGAGCTCTGGTTCCCCCTCAGCTGGTTCCTCTTCTTCCAACTCTGTGGTGGATGAGTGTGCCACTGGGCACCCTTCTGGCTCCCACTTCCCTGAGTCTTTGGCTAGTTCAGGCTGGGCTGTGCAGGAAACTCCACTCTGCTCCAGATTTCCAGGTTTGTTCTCTGCGGCTTGGGCCCTCTCAAGGGGCAGCTCATGGACGATGTGCTTCTTTGGTGTATGGCATGGAATGGCTAGGATGTCGCCTTTCACTTGAATCTGTCCAACTCCTTGACTGATGGATTCAATCTCAGTGACGATTTCTTTGACTGAAATTGCATTTTCTGAGTGAGACTGCATGAAGATGTCTGGACTGACCAGTTCTGAGATTGcctaagaagagaaaacagtgagATGGTTATGGCTAACTGTAATCTAATTGAAAATGCCAGATTTTTTGCTTACTAATCCTCTGATCCAGGAGAACCTTCTGGCTCTCTGAGGACACAAATCATGGAGTGCCTGGGACTGTCCTCTGCCTGGGGTTGTATTCTGTTCTGTCGTACAAGAAAAAACCGGATTCATCAAAGGCAGAGATACAAAATTAGTCATAGGTTGTGTCACTGTCTAGTAAACTTGTATTCTGTTGACTCAAATAGGATTCTAATCCAGTATCTTGCTCCAAAAGTAAACAGCAAGTAGCCTTGGAGGCTCCTATAATCCTTATTTTCCTAAGACCATGAGCCTTCAGGATTTAGGCCATACTGGGGTAAATGAAACCTTTCCTCTCTAGCCTATCCCACCTATCCCCTTCCAGTTTGATCCTAACTTGGTTCAAGGGGAAGAGTTCCACTGAAGGGCTCAGTGGCCACCTTAAATATGCCCAGTGTTAGAGGAAGCTGGATGTCTGATTTGGAGACTCACTGCTCTCTTCTGTCCTTTGTCTTGCCAGCTTTCGTCCATATCCTCCCACTGCTTCTCCCAGCAGCCGCATCCCAGCACATGGGGGCACTCTATATCTGACTGCACAGTTCCTAGGTTTCACATGGCTTCTTCCTTGGCTTATGCAGCCACGTGCCCGAGCAAACTTAGAAACTGCGAATCTGACATTTTAGTGTTCCACCAGTTACATATTCCCAGATGGGTTTAGAACAAGGCCAAAGAAAACTGGCCAATGCAAAATCAAGtcctactgtaaaaaaataagaatttcaaaattTAGAAATGGCCCTTGGACATCTCTTAAAGCAACATCATTATGACCATCAATCTactttgttaacatttttataaacctTCAAGGTACAGTATTTCCCTAGGAATTGttcttgtctttctccttcaaaaAGAGTCAGAGCTAGTACAAACTAACAAGATCAGTTATGCCTTTGGGAGAAATCTGCTGGGACATCAGGCAGACGCAAACTTGCCAAGGctgggagagaagccacagcGGGCCCAGTGTGTGCATGGGCTGCGGAGAGAGTGCTCATATGACCAGAACTTTGCAGAAAAGCTATTTCTGTCAGAGCCACTACATCCATTAGTCCAAAGGAGAGCTCAGGCATTCTGATTTTCCCGGTAGAAACGAAATAGAGGCATAGCTTTTGGGGAGAggagaagacagaagcagaggcaACAACTGCCCTGGGGTAGTtaagaagagagagaacagatGAGTGAATGAGGTGGTAAATATAAGTAGACAGCAATCAGGAGATGTCAAGAATCTAGTCAGCTCCACTGAAATCGTGAAATGACTTCATTTATGTTAGAGTAAATCTGTCCCCACTTGCTTCCCAATTACTGTATTATACTGACATAAGATACCATTGTTTTTTAAGATGCAACCCAATTTCAAAAGTCAAAATGAGAATAAGTGTGAGTCTTAGAGTTGATGATATATAGTAATTCTTTCCCTGGTCTGAGACGGCTCATAAGAACTCATGCCACTGAGACGAATCTTGGGATTCTGTCTGCTCCCAAGTCATTTCCCCAAACCATCCCTCAATTCTTGAATACCACAGCGTCTGCAATGAGGAACAATTCAGAGATGTTATTAATAGCAAGAACTCAGCATGGGAATCAGTTGCTACTCCAACAACTATTAACACACGTTTAGTCTTTGAATTTTCTGAGGCAGAAAGAATTTCCCAAACAAATGCATCCTCTCAGAGAGACACACGTCTCACTCAGGCAACAGATCAGTCCCTGGCACCTCACTGTTGGTGAGATTTGATCTGAACTGCGGAGGTCCACAGGGGACCTTCTCCTTGGTCAGGCAGGACATTTGTTTTGGCTAATCCCTTCTTCCCTCATCCCCTCTCAGAAGTGCTTCCAATGACACCAAAAGCCTGGAAAGATAAATTCCTTGAAAGGCAactgatttagaaaaatatttaaacccTAAATTTTCACGCCAGACTGTCTCTCTCACATCGCCTTCCTAAATCTTTAGCAACATCAAAAATATAGTGAACATAGCAGAGTCCCAAATATTTTGTCATTAAAGAGAACTTCATTAGGCATAGAACTATAAAGACAGTTTTTACCTTTGACTGTTCCTCATCTATTGAAGATTCTTCAGATGCATGGGGAGTATTACTCAGAGAGCTGCTTCTCTGGTCATCAGCGGTCGCTTCGGAAGGGGCTACTTCGACCACTGACAGTCGACAGCTCTCGCTCCTTCCTCCACCCAGTTCCTCCATCCTTGAGTGAGAAAAAGATCGGGCCCGGGTTTCTTGGGAAAGCTCTACAAACTTCTCTAGCGCGCTAAAAAAGTCAATGCGATCTGTACTGAAATCTGAGACTTCAGCCTGGCAACTGGGTTGGGGGCTCGGTGAGTCAGGATCAGGGGACATGGGGAGATCTTTCAGGCGGGATGTCAATTCTTCCATGGGCAGTAAGTGGACGTTCATGTCTGCTTTCAGTGCGTCTGTCTCCAAATCTTCCACTGTTAAGTCTGGGAACTTGTTGGCCATTTCTGGGTCCTGTCCAGGTTGGATTAAGGCTTTGGATGCATGGCAGTTGTCAAGAGGGAATTTTGATTCATTGAGACAACACCCTGATGAGCATCCATTGATGTCATTTAGGTTTAATTCATCTTCAATCTGTCCGGCATGAAATTCCCTAGAAGTAAACTCCAAGCAGATCATTCTTTCTTTGGTACACAGGCCTTTCTGATTTTCATCCTGTGGGACGACATGTTCCACGAAGACGGGAGGTATGGGTGGGTGACTCTCCATGGTCTTGACCTCGGCAATCTGGTCTGCTGAGGTGGTGATCTCCTTCTTGTTGAGTTCTAGTCCTGCTTTGCAGATGGGTTCGTGGTGGTCCGAGAGGTCACTATCTGAATGAGATCGCCAGAGCTTGTTATGCCGCTGTTTGCTGTGGAGGACATACATAGGAAACGCCTTACTCTGGTTTGTGAAAACAATCAATACCCTCCCAGGAAACCGCTCCCAGATAAACTTAACCTGCAAGATGCTTTGTTAATGCCCAGTGGAAGTAGGTAATCAACAGTTGAAAAGAGGCTCAATTTCACTAAcagcaaacaacaaaaacaaatgaatatgagATCTGATTTTTTTACTATCAGACTTATAAGAGCTAAGATAGTTGTT from the Delphinus delphis chromosome 19, mDelDel1.2, whole genome shotgun sequence genome contains:
- the SSH2 gene encoding protein phosphatase Slingshot homolog 2 isoform X2; translation: MTLSTLAHERKAPPTCTWSLSGPDMIPYFSANAVISQNAINQLISESFLTVKGAALFLPRGNGSSTPRISHRRNKHAGDLQQHLQAMFILLRPEDNIRLAVRLESTYQNRTRYMVVVSTNGRQDTEESIVLGMDFSSNDSSTCTMGLVLPLWSDTLIHLDGDGGFSVSTDNRVHIFKPVSVQAMWSALQSLHKACEVARMHNYYPGSLFLTWVSYYESHINSDQSSVNEWNAMQDVQSHRPDSPALFTDIPTERERTERLIKTKLREIMMQKDLENITSKEIRTELEMQMVCNLREFKEFIDNEMIVILGQMDSPTQIFEHVFLGSEWNASNLEDLQNRGVRYILNVTREIDNFFPGVFEYHNIRVYDEEATDLLAYWNDTYKFISKAKKHGSKCLVHCKMGVSRSASTVIAYAMKEYGWNLDRAYDYVKERRTVTKPNPSFMRQLEEYQGILLASKQRHNKLWRSHSDSDLSDHHEPICKAGLELNKKEITTSADQIAEVKTMESHPPIPPVFVEHVVPQDENQKGLCTKERMICLEFTSREFHAGQIEDELNLNDINGCSSGCCLNESKFPLDNCHASKALIQPGQDPEMANKFPDLTVEDLETDALKADMNVHLLPMEELTSRLKDLPMSPDPDSPSPQPSCQAEVSDFSTDRIDFFSALEKFVELSQETRARSFSHSRMEELGGGRSESCRLSVVEVAPSEATADDQRSSSLSNTPHASEESSIDEEQSKAISELVSPDIFMQSHSENAISVKEIVTEIESISQGVGQIQVKGDILAIPCHTPKKHIVHELPLERAQAAENKPGNLEQSGVSCTAQPELAKDSGKWEPEGCPVAHSSTTELEEEEPAEGEPELWGPGMPPGAKWCPGSVRRATLEFEERLRQEQEQYGAAPACASLSTRKNSKNDSSSVADVASKGRSDEATLEHAFVPREPETSKGKGKCSGSEAGSLPHSEQHAIVPAPELPESHPLPAPQKCPGSGPRTQQEGVLKEQRTSVSCQGPETPAVPLPLPKKIEIVEYTHTVTTPDHGPEGETATSEKSGEQGLRKVKVEESVTVLCALDENLNRTLSPDQASLHPRALPLPHSSSPEPEHGRPTHPAPTLSSPGDGGNSPAAALETAAPHVSHSAHVLGASLAHLHPQTVVHLEGFTEQSSTTDNEPSAEKGSWEESQEGPLSRGSGVPYQGSQVSSEDLCLISRLGDSVGEQQEKLDPSPVACQLPHSPSSDGIKGLSHSPSGKERAKEIESREISQVGLPKPSQMRRSASLAKLGYLDLCKDCLPERGPICSESPHLKLLQPFLRMGSGMEAQEPPENPDAPQNLEPTKWFIEQLKTTECIAQSKPVERPLVQYAKEFGSSQQCLLPRAGPELTSSEGGLPLVQTQGLQGAGPAPGLAVVPRQQHGRTHPLRRLKKANDKKRTTNPFYNTM
- the SSH2 gene encoding protein phosphatase Slingshot homolog 2 isoform X1, with translation MALVTVQRSPTPSTTSSPCASSSHLEDSESAALLCCEREESEIFSDSNEADSGEEECRSQPRSISESFLTVKGAALFLPRGNGSSTPRISHRRNKHAGDLQQHLQAMFILLRPEDNIRLAVRLESTYQNRTRYMVVVSTNGRQDTEESIVLGMDFSSNDSSTCTMGLVLPLWSDTLIHLDGDGGFSVSTDNRVHIFKPVSVQAMWSALQSLHKACEVARMHNYYPGSLFLTWVSYYESHINSDQSSVNEWNAMQDVQSHRPDSPALFTDIPTERERTERLIKTKLREIMMQKDLENITSKEIRTELEMQMVCNLREFKEFIDNEMIVILGQMDSPTQIFEHVFLGSEWNASNLEDLQNRGVRYILNVTREIDNFFPGVFEYHNIRVYDEEATDLLAYWNDTYKFISKAKKHGSKCLVHCKMGVSRSASTVIAYAMKEYGWNLDRAYDYVKERRTVTKPNPSFMRQLEEYQGILLASKQRHNKLWRSHSDSDLSDHHEPICKAGLELNKKEITTSADQIAEVKTMESHPPIPPVFVEHVVPQDENQKGLCTKERMICLEFTSREFHAGQIEDELNLNDINGCSSGCCLNESKFPLDNCHASKALIQPGQDPEMANKFPDLTVEDLETDALKADMNVHLLPMEELTSRLKDLPMSPDPDSPSPQPSCQAEVSDFSTDRIDFFSALEKFVELSQETRARSFSHSRMEELGGGRSESCRLSVVEVAPSEATADDQRSSSLSNTPHASEESSIDEEQSKAISELVSPDIFMQSHSENAISVKEIVTEIESISQGVGQIQVKGDILAIPCHTPKKHIVHELPLERAQAAENKPGNLEQSGVSCTAQPELAKDSGKWEPEGCPVAHSSTTELEEEEPAEGEPELWGPGMPPGAKWCPGSVRRATLEFEERLRQEQEQYGAAPACASLSTRKNSKNDSSSVADVASKGRSDEATLEHAFVPREPETSKGKGKCSGSEAGSLPHSEQHAIVPAPELPESHPLPAPQKCPGSGPRTQQEGVLKEQRTSVSCQGPETPAVPLPLPKKIEIVEYTHTVTTPDHGPEGETATSEKSGEQGLRKVKVEESVTVLCALDENLNRTLSPDQASLHPRALPLPHSSSPEPEHGRPTHPAPTLSSPGDGGNSPAAALETAAPHVSHSAHVLGASLAHLHPQTVVHLEGFTEQSSTTDNEPSAEKGSWEESQEGPLSRGSGVPYQGSQVSSEDLCLISRLGDSVGEQQEKLDPSPVACQLPHSPSSDGIKGLSHSPSGKERAKEIESREISQVGLPKPSQMRRSASLAKLGYLDLCKDCLPERGPICSESPHLKLLQPFLRMGSGMEAQEPPENPDAPQNLEPTKWFIEQLKTTECIAQSKPVERPLVQYAKEFGSSQQCLLPRAGPELTSSEGGLPLVQTQGLQGAGPAPGLAVVPRQQHGRTHPLRRLKKANDKKRTTNPFYNTM